The genome window gggagtGGAACCCTAGACCTCTGCTCCCCTGGTCCTGCAGCATGGTGCTTCCTCCTGAGCCATCACAGCTCTGCAAGGATGGGTTCCCTTAGGTTTTGTATCTCCTGTTAGTGGCTTCTTCAGGGCTTCTCCTGTGGAAGCTGCTAAAGGCAGGTTGGGACCAGCAGGGCAATGTTGGGTACCCACAGGTGGAGGATCCTCTCTCCCTGGAGgtgcagagatgctccagagctggctccagcaccagcaTTAACCCTGCTTGGAGCAGGAACTTCAGAGTTCCCTTTGCATCCCACACctgcctgtggtgctgccagctgACTCCAGAGTCTCACTGGGGTGCCACAAGCTGTAATTTCCTCTGGAATAGTGGGAATGGCTGGAAGCACCTCCAGCATCCCCCTCCCCCAGCACCACAAAGCTGCCTGGGACATTGCTGCACATCCTGAGCATGGGGCAGTCTGGGGATCCCAGGacttcctgctgtgccaggccatAGGAAGCCAGGAGAAGGAGGCCCCTCATCTGCCACTCAATGAATGGGGTGAAGCGGGAAACCTGGATTTCCTCCAagctgcatccctgccctgtgtgacAGCAAGCCAAACCCTCAGCGGCCATGCCAGGCCAGAGCTCAAGGTTGTCCCAGCAAGGCTGAGCAGAGGTCGTAACGGGAGGATGTTCAATTAAAGctgcttaaaaaagaaatccaactTTCCATATGCCTCTCTGGACAATAAAACAGCCCCAAAGCTGAGCGCAGATGGGGTGCCAGGCGGGGGCCTGAACACAGCCCCCACAGCAGAGGTGACTCCGGCTCAGCTGTTCCCACTGTCTCCGATCCATGGGGATTGAGGTTGTCTTTTGGCGGTTCCCTATGGAAAGTTGACATTTGGCTCAGCGGAAATCCCCATGCGAACTCGGACACTGGCCAGCCCTGTGACATAGTGTCCTCCAGGCTATGCTTCTTTTCCAATGCTCCCGCTCCCCCCGCGGTGCCAGCAAAGCTGGAGGTGGCAAAACTGGTGCCTGGTTGGGGATGCCAGACTGGGACAGTGGTACTGGGGCCATGAAAGGGTAAGAAGCCATTCCCCCTCTGCTGGTGGCCTACACACCAGTCTATCCAGTTAGAGAAACCCAAATGTGTCCCCACAGATGAGGAGTCATTCCCCAGCTGGCACCTTtatcaggaggaatttccctGGGTGAAGGAATGGAGGGTTCAGCCACCATGTGGCAGAGGCGTTGGGCAGCATGGTGGAAAGTCAGCCCTCATGTCACTGTGCCACGTGTGCTGTCTCACACAGCCACCTAGAATAGTGTCACCATCTGGTtccagctgcccagggacacgAGGGCCTCCCTGGCCCCTTCTGCAATTGCAAAAAGTGAATTCAAACATCAACTCAGCTGGACTCAGCTGGCCtttatcccttttttcttctttttttattaattcaggTTTGTCTCTtagagaagagagagggagataATGTCTGCAGAGCATTTAATCTTCTGCCCAAAGAATAGCAGAGAGCAAATTAGGATCTACTCCAATTAATTTGCCTTGATGGGCAAAATCTGGAGAGCGGCCATATCTGGGAATTAAGAACAAAAGCAGGGAGTGTAAAGTAGGTCACCGGAGTTTCGTAACCAGAGCGAGGGGTTTCCACAGCAAGGCGGGTGTTCCAAAGGCTCCTGGTGCCGGGGTCCAGCAGTCCCATTCCCCACCATCTGCTCCTTTCAGCCTGGACTGTTGCTTTAAGGTGCTGTCAATGTGCAGGGAGCCAGCTGTTTGTTCTGGGGACAGGAACAAAGATGTtgtcccttcccacagcaggacaTACCTGCAGGACTGTCCCAAACCCTTAGACCCAATGGAAAGACAGCCACTGGTTCAATGTCCCTGTCTGGAGAACCAGAGAGCTTTCCTAGAGTCAGCATGCCCACCCTTGCTGTCAcactgctgccctcagccctgcaggcaccTCCCTGAAGGAGGACTGGGGTCACAGGTGGCACTGGGCTTTGGGCAGTGCTTTGCTGTGGACTCTTGCACGTGTAGTGTCACCAAGCAGTGCTGACCCACACTTTTCCAGCATGCCCAAATTCCAGCCCTGGCTTCCCAGCGCCATCGGTGCCTACAGGCTGTGTGGTGACATGGTGATGCCTTTCAGCTGCAAGACATACATGGAAGCACAGCCAAAGGTGTGAGCCACGTGTTGTGACAAGTGCTGGTGCTCAGGACACATGGTGACATAGCCAAGGGTCTGTGACATATATGGTGACAGTTTCCAGTACATGGGACCTTCTGCTGTGTGTCTTTCTGCACACAGGGTGAAACACCCGGAGTGTTTGGTGGGTGCAGGTGGATCTTCCCAGGCTTTGATTCCGGCTGGATTGAAGCAGCACAGTTTGTTGTCTGCAAGTGTCGCTGTCGTGGTGGCAGCCTGTCACAGCACCACGTTGGTGGCGGTCCATCTCCCCGGCCACCTCCCGCTGCCCCGCTGTGATCCCACAACTTTCGGCCCTCGGAGGTGCCGGCGGGCGCTGCGCGGTGCGTGGCCGGCGCCGGCTGGCGTTTATCCTCTTAGCCACCCTGCCGGGATCCGCCACTAATTCACCCTTAAACACAGGATTGTCAGGAACGGGGAAGGAAAGAATCGGCGGATTATCCCCCCGGCGCTGGCGTTAAACACGGGGAGCGGCAGCTGCTCCGTGAGGAGAGCTGGGGTAGTGTCTTGCCCCATGTCCCATGGGGCACCAGCCCCAGAATCATTATCTTCCCCCAGCAGGGACTGCCTGGAGCCCAGATGTTTTGTGtgcccccagccagctccaggctggtTAGTGAGATAAATAATGGGAAATAAACACGGAGCCCCCCACAGAGCTGAGGGATAGGCAGCAATCACTCAGCCCCATGGGATGAGCCAGCAATCCTGTTAGTGTTTCCTGGacccagagcctggcagaggaCTGGGACAGCCAGGGTGACATCCCAGAGGTGACCAATCACCTGTTTAAGTTATGAGACCACTCAGGAAGAGGTTTTATGATGaaacaaacaatatttttcccTGGCTTGATGAGGACAGTGCTTACTGAGCTCCTGACACACATGCTGAAGGCTTTCAGGCACAGGACAGCGTGGCAAAAGCTTTCCCAGGCCAAAACCATGCACTCAGCTGTTGGAATGTTTTTGAGACAGCCTTGAAATCATGGAAatcacagaaacagcagcaactCGCTACCCACAGCACATAGGAGCTTgtggctcctgctctctgctgagcctggagcaatCCTCAGAGCAATCCTCTGGCTTGTGTTGGCCAGAGGATTTTGTTGCCTTTCCCAAGGGGGATGGTTTCCCACATGCTGGCCAGATTTAcccaccactgctgctgggggccACACCAGCAAGGAGCCCGTGatctgtgccacagctggggtGGCCCATTTGCAATCCCAGTGGCCCTTTAGGTGATGGGTGGGGAGTAAAGTCTGTGCCCAGGAGAGTGGGGAGGGTGCCTCACCAGCACAGGCCTAGGGGAGCTGGTTTTCACTCTGGGCTTTAGTAGCTGGGAAAAATATCCTAACTTTTCAGCTTAACAGTGACAGGGATGGGAATTAGAGCATCTTCCATTGATAGATACAAGTTTAGCCAAGTTAAAGGCCCGCAAATCATCTTGGTTTATCTTTGATGAGTTCCCTGTGAACCTGGATAAGATTTGCAGTTCCCTAGCTTTTTTACCTCCATCATCTtggtaaagaaaaacaaaaaaaaaccctctcttcTCTGCAAACCATACTTTTCTTCATGACCATGAATACAGCAAGACCAAAATAAAAGgggtggaaaacagaaaatgtcacTGGAGTTGCCCATCAGAGGACAAGCTATTGGCTGTCAGAAAGACAAACAAATCTGCACCCTGTGTTTTTCTGAGGTGCcctttaaaaggaataaaacatttGACCCACCTCTAAAGGGAATATCTGCTATGCCCAGCcctgaaaagcagcagtcaGGGAGCACCAGGGCAGTGGGAATTGCCCCCTCTTGGAGCTGTCCATGGTCCCATGGACTACCTGGCATGGCCATGGGCCATACACTGGAGGGATGGCGTCACAGACCCTCCCACTAACCCTTCTTGGGGACTAGTGCAGGGAGCATCTCCTCTCCAGTCCCCAGAGCAAATGGGGCTTGGGAGGGGCTCAAGGGGCATCCCATGGCAGAGAGACAGGAGAAATGTAAAAGTgtcttttaatataaatataaatccatctgaagtgctgcaggagaggacCGTGCCCCGCGAGGGATGCCCGGGAAGGAGGTGGGCGTGGCGGGGACcggccagcagccaggggaacCGAGCCGGCATCACCTGGGCACCCCGTGGGCGAGCAGGGctacagccagggcagcagcagcggcagggccagcagggccagcaggtgAGGGTGCAGGGCGGCGGCCGAGCTCCGCAGCGTGGCCTGGTTGGTCTCAGAGGCCGGCGAGCTCTGGGCGCTGGCCAGGCGGCCCCGGGcgctgcacagctcctgcaggttcCCCTGGAACTGGATCTTGCGGGACTCCTGGCGCAGCGACTCCCAGACGGTGGCCGCTTCCACGGGGCATCGCGACAGCACCTCGCTGGCGCAGGTGTGGAAGTCATCCCAGGACCTGGGGAGGAGGGCGGGAGTCGGGGCGATGCTGGTGGCAGGTGACCCCACCGTCCCAGCCGCTCCCACAGGGACACTCACTTGCAGATGGCGTCCAGCTCCTGCGCCTCGTCGCCGCCCtcgtcctgctgctgctgccggaCGCTCTGGGCCATGCTCTCCCCCAGGCTGAGGAGGCATTCGGCGAAGCCCTTGTAGATGGTGTCGCACTGTCCCGCCATGCTGACTGGCTCTTGGCTCGTGGCTGCGGGGCACAGAGAGGAGAGACCGAGCTGAGCCCCCACGAGCCCCGACAGTCCCCGCCTGCCCGGCTCAGGGCAGGTGGCGTGAGGGTGTCACCGGCTGGGGGTGACACCGGGCTCTGAAATGTGGCGAGAGGCTTCCACATCCCCCCAGACCGCGacatcccctccctgggcactcGTAATGACCCTTCGGCCCTGGAGCCGACGCGGTGTGACGGCCCCGCAGCGATGCTGCCATTCGCTGCAGGGCTCCTGCCGGCCGCGTCACCTCGGGCCTCCCCGGCTCACCCCAGAGCCATCTGTCCCGGCCTTTATCCCCTGACAGCAAAGATTAATTTGTGActacaacagaaaataaaaaacaaagcaacgGCTCAGCAAGCTGGagtccctgctctgtctgcagtgGGAAAGAGgtgaaaaggggaaaacaaaggggaagggagaaagagaatGGGTAAGGGGAAGGACGAagttttgggaaaggaaaaaggaaagtgggaaaggaggggaagaggaaaagcaggaaggggaaggggaaagagaaaaatggaaggggaaaagtgaataggaaaggggaaaggataaagagaaaagggaaagggaaaacagggaggGGAAGTGGGGgatggaaagaggaagaaaaagtacaaaaggaaaaggcacaAGGGCAAATCTGTCTGCTCCGTTCTGAgaagcccctgctctgctccacaaAAAATTCACCATTGGCACTGGCCAAACCCTGGTCCTGGACACAGGACAATGGGTGACCAGGTGTGGACATGAGGACTGCCAGTGCATCCATGACCAGTGGGAAGCACAAAACAATCTGGTGTGTGACTGGGTCACAGAGAAAACCTGCATggtcctcagctctgctccagaggtCTTGTAGGCCAGAAGATGTGGGGTCCCTGTGCCAATTCACAGGAGCTACAGACTTTTGGAAGTGACAAGGGTATGCACCAGGGAGGTTTCTAATTGAGGAGAGCCTTGCAGGGGACTCCTGTGGAAAGGTGACCCCAGAAACAGCTGAAAGTTTGCTGGTGACTGCTGAGGCAGCCAGGATGTCTCCAGGAAGCTGTGTGCCTTCTGTTGGCATCCCACACCTGCACCCCTGGAACAAGGTCCAGAGCAAAGTGGCTGTGGTCGAGACTAACACCAGGGTGAGCCTGGCACGACCACAGGGCACTTTTGGTGCTTGCAATGAGAACCCCCTGAGCAGAGCACCAAGGAAAGCTTCGGACTAATGCCAGACACGTGGGTCACAAACATCACAGGTATCAATAGAGAAAGTGGGATCCATTGCTCCTCTTTTCACCCAGCCAGGCACTCCCAGCCAAGCCTGCCTCCCAGCAGCCCAAGaacccagcagctggcagggccagATGATGCCTCCCTTCAGCTGtctggtccctgctgcaggtTGAGGTTTCCCCTCCTGGGCTCCTCTTAAGTCCGGCACAAGCTCTTCCCTATGCTCAGCTCCCTCGGCACGAGGCTGGGCAGGGCGAgcaaagaaggagaaagcaggagGGCAAATCACCTCCACTGCTCCGCTGCAAAACCGTGGGGAAAAACCTGCTCCCGGCTCTGTCAGGGAGAAAGCCCAAGGGAAAGGCACGGAGGAAGTTTCCCAGGGCACTGTAGAGCATCCCGAGCTCCCCAGTGAGTGCAgccatcctgctcctggggaagggTCGGAGTCACCCACCCTCTGAGCCTAAAATCCAGCCGGGGTTTGGTGGTCCCTGTCCTTCGTCGTCCGTGCAGCCGGACCAGGTTAATCCCAGGCTCCCCATCTCTCCTCAGAGCAGAGATGTCACTGGGTATCTCTGTGCTCCGCATTCTCCCTCGGCCCTTGGAGGAGCGGGAGTGTGGAGGGGAGACACGCTGGTGCCAGTGAGCCGCAGGACCTGTCGGATGACAGTCCCGCAGCGAT of Serinus canaria isolate serCan28SL12 chromosome 11, serCan2020, whole genome shotgun sequence contains these proteins:
- the NRN1L gene encoding neuritin-like protein produces the protein MGSGCWRLLGVVCPLLLHLATSQEPVSMAGQCDTIYKGFAECLLSLGESMAQSVRQQQQDEGGDEAQELDAICKSWDDFHTCASEVLSRCPVEAATVWESLRQESRKIQFQGNLQELCSARGRLASAQSSPASETNQATLRSSAAALHPHLLALLALPLLLPWL